In Polyangia bacterium, the genomic stretch CACGAAAATGAGCCATGCAGGACGTGGATCCTGCTGCCCGCGCGTGGCATCCTGGCGAGGATGTCTGAGCGTGAGAGGCGGTCGGTTATTCCAATGACCATGGGCGGAGCAGAGGTAACCGAAGCAGCGCCGTCGCTGGTCACCGCCGTGGATCCCGATCGGGATCTGCTGGCGGTGCGCGAGATCGCCGAGGCTCGCCGGTCCATCGTCTCGGAAATTGGCAAGCGCATCGTCGGGCAAGCGGACGTCGTCGATCATCTATTGATCGCTCTCTTCGCCCGCGGGCACTGCCTGTTCGTGGGCGTGCCGGGCCTGGCCAAGACGCTGCTCATTCAAACCCTGTCCGACGTGCTGGCGCTGTCGTTCGGGCGCATCCAGTTCACGCCCGATCTGATGCCGTCGGACATCACCGGCACCGACGTGCTGGAAGAAGATCGCGCCACCGGCCGCCGGGTTTTTCGCTTCGTGGCCGGCCCCATCTTCGCCAACGTCATCCTGGCCGACGAGGTGAACCGCACGCCGCCCAAGACGCAGGCCGCGCTGCTGCAGTCGATGCAGGAGTACCGCGTCTCCGCCGGCGGCAACACCTACGAGCTGCCGCTGCCGTTTCTGGTCTTCGCCACCCAGAATCCCATCGAGCAGGAAGGCACCTACCCGTTGCCGGAGGCGCAGCTGGATCGCTTCATGTTCCAGGTCGACGTCGGCTATCCGACCCGCGACGAGGAGATCCAGATCGTCAACCAGATGACCACCGCGTATCGGCCCACGCTGCGCAAGGTGCTGTCGCCGGAACGCATCCTGGAGCTGCAAGAGCTGGTGCTGCGCGTGCCGGCGGCGCCGCACGTGGTGCAATACGCGGTGGCCTTGTGCCGCAGCAGCCGGCCGGGCGAACCGACGGCGCCCGACTTCATCAAGAAGTACGTGTCGTGGGGCGCGGGGCCGCGCGCCTCGCAGTACCTGGTGCTGGCGGCGAAGGCGCGCGCGATCTTGTCGGGACGTTACGCCGCTTCCACCGAAGACGTGCGGGCGCTGGCCACGCCGATCCTGGTTCACCGCGTGCTGCCCAACTTTCACGCCGAGGCCGACGGTCTTTCGGCGCGCAAGCTGGTCGATCAGCTGGTGCAGACGATCAAGCCCGCGTAAAGGACGGCGACCATGTCAGCGCCCACCGCCCCCGACGGCAGCGGCGGCCGCGGCCAGCAAGGCCACGCCGGCCGGCCGCTGGCGCTGGATCCCCTGGACCTGGCCAAGCTGGCCAGTCTGTCCGTGCGCGCCCGGGTGATCGTCGAAGGCGCCTTCGCCGGCATGCACCATAATCCCAACGCCGGCACGTCCATCGAATTCGCCGAGCACAAAGAGTACGCGCCCGGCGACGACATCCGCCACCTCGACTGGAAAGCCGTCGGCCGCATCGATCGCTATTACATCAAGCGCTTCGAAGACGAGACCGAGATGCGAACGTTCCTGCTTTGCGATGCGTCGGCGTCGATGGGCTACGGCCGGCGCGGGATGACCAAGCTGACCTACGCCAGCTACCTGGCGGCGGCGCTGGGATACATGCTGGGGCAGCAAGGCGATCCGGCCGGCCTCTTGCTGTTCGACGAAAAGACCCGCCAGTATTTGCCGCCCCGCTCGCGCGGGGGGCACGTGCGCGATCTGCTGCTGGCGCTGGAAGGGGCCTATCCGGCGGGAAAAACCGATCCCGGGCGGGCCCTCCGCCACGTCAGCGAGCTGGCCGATCGCCGCAGCCTGGTGGTGCTGTTCACCGATCTGCTGGACGCCGGCCCGACGGTGGCCGATCGCCTGCGCCTTCTGCGCACGCACGGCCACGACGTGGCCTTGTTTCACCTGCTGGATCCCGACGAGGTCGAGCTGCCTTTCACCGACCTCACCCAGTTCGAAGGCATGGAGCCCGACGACACCCGCCGCCTGCTGACCGACCCGCGCGATCTGGCCGCATCCTTCCGCCGCGAATCGCTGGCTTTGCGGGAACGCTGGCGGATGATCTGCCTCGAGGCGCGGGTGGAATATCAGTTCGCCACCACCGACACGCCGCCCTCAGATGTACTGCGTGCGTTTCTTTTCGCGCGTCAGAAGAAAGCCCGCCGGTGAGACGGTCATGCGGTTTCTAGCGCCGTCGTTGCTGCTGGGCCTGCTGGCGGCGATGCTGCCGTGGCTGATCCACCGCATCGGCCACCGCCGCGCCAACCCGGTGCCCTTCGCCGCCATGGAACTTCTGCTGCGCGCCGAGCGCCAGGTGTCGGCGCGCCGGCGCCTGCGCGAGATCTTGCTGTTGCTGATGCGCACGGCCATCGCTGCCGCCCTGCCGCTGGTGTTCGCCAAGCCGTACACGGAGATTCGCTCTGACCTGCCGCCCACCACGGCGCTGCCCCAGGCGGCGGTGATCGTGCTCGACGACAGTGCCAGTATGCGCCGCACGCGGCCCAACGACAGCACGCCGCTGTTCGATCGGGCCCGGCAGCGGGCGCGGGGATTACTGGACAATCTGGCGCCCGAGTCCGACGTGGCGCTGGTGATGGCGTCGGAGGGCGTCGCCACGCCGGTGCCCGAGCCAACGGTCGATCGGGCGCGGATGCTGGCCGCGCTGGACGCCGCGACCTGCTCGGCGCGGCGGGCCGATTTCACTGGAGCCATGCGCAAGGCGGCCCAGGTGCTGGCCGCCGCGCAACGCCCCGAACGGATCATTTATCTCATCACCGATCTGCAAGCGGCGGGCTGGGAAGGTGGCACCGGCCTGCCCGACAGCGACGGCGGCGGCTCCGTGCCGGGCGTGGTGGTCCTGGACGTCAATCAAGGCGTGCGCTGGCCAAACCGGGCCGTCGTCGATCTGACCGCCGAGCCGGCGCCCGAGGCCGGGCCGCTGGGTGTGGCGGTGGTCGCCGAGATCGCCAACTTCGGCGCCCAGGCCGTGAGCAACGTCGGCATCACCTTGCGCCTGGACGGCGCGCCGGTGGCCAAGGGCTTCGTCGATCTGCCGGCCAAGGGACGCGCGCGCAAACGGTTCCTGCACGCCCTCAACGCCGGCGGCTCGGTGCACGAAGCGGAGGTCGAGATCGATCACGACAAGTTTCCGTTGGACGATCGACGCGTCACCCGGGTGGAGATCTCGCGCGGACTGCGCATCCTGATCGTCGACGGCGATCCGCGCACCGTGCGCACCGAGGATGAAACCTTTTTTCTGGAGGCCGCCTTGCGCGCCGGCGGCAGCAGCTTCTCCGTCACCACCGTCTTGCCCGACGAACTGGTGGGCCGCACGCTGGCCGAATACGGATCGATCTTCATGGCCAACGTGGCCCGCCCCAGCAGCGACGTGGCGGCGGCGCTGATCAAGTACGTCGAAGCCGGCGGCGGCCTTTTTATTTCAGTCGGCGACAAGGTCGACGCCGACGCCTGGAATCAGGAACTGGGACGCATTCTGCCGCAGCCGCTCGGATTGAAGCGCACCGCCTCGGCGCGCCCCGGCAGCGGCGCCGACGGCGAGACCGTCGACCTGCGCCCGGCCGAACGCCTGGCCCCGTTCGATCGCCGGCATCCGTTGCTGACCGGGTTTCCCCCGCGCGGCGACGGACTGTCGTCGGCGCGTTTTTTCCAGTTCATGCTGCTGGCTCCCACGCCGGACACGCCCACCCGCAGCGTGGTCCTGCGCTATGAAAACGGCGCCCCCGCCCTGGTCGAGGCCGAGGTCGGGCGCGGGCGCGTGCTGCTGTTGACCACCACCGTCGATCGCGAATGGACCGATCTGCCGATTCGCCCGGGTTTTCTCCCGCTGATGCAGGAAGCAGCGCGGCTGCTGGCCGGCGCGCCGTCGGGCGAGGCGGTGGCCGCGCTGACCGTCGGACAAAAGCGCGAGATCACCCTGGGCGCCGACGATCGCCGCATCGAGGTGATCAAACCGAACGGCGAATCGCGCTGGCTGGTGCCGGAGCCACGCCCGGGCGATCGCAAGCCGGCGCGCGCCGTGCT encodes the following:
- a CDS encoding MoxR family ATPase, with product MGGAEVTEAAPSLVTAVDPDRDLLAVREIAEARRSIVSEIGKRIVGQADVVDHLLIALFARGHCLFVGVPGLAKTLLIQTLSDVLALSFGRIQFTPDLMPSDITGTDVLEEDRATGRRVFRFVAGPIFANVILADEVNRTPPKTQAALLQSMQEYRVSAGGNTYELPLPFLVFATQNPIEQEGTYPLPEAQLDRFMFQVDVGYPTRDEEIQIVNQMTTAYRPTLRKVLSPERILELQELVLRVPAAPHVVQYAVALCRSSRPGEPTAPDFIKKYVSWGAGPRASQYLVLAAKARAILSGRYAASTEDVRALATPILVHRVLPNFHAEADGLSARKLVDQLVQTIKPA
- a CDS encoding DUF58 domain-containing protein → MSAPTAPDGSGGRGQQGHAGRPLALDPLDLAKLASLSVRARVIVEGAFAGMHHNPNAGTSIEFAEHKEYAPGDDIRHLDWKAVGRIDRYYIKRFEDETEMRTFLLCDASASMGYGRRGMTKLTYASYLAAALGYMLGQQGDPAGLLLFDEKTRQYLPPRSRGGHVRDLLLALEGAYPAGKTDPGRALRHVSELADRRSLVVLFTDLLDAGPTVADRLRLLRTHGHDVALFHLLDPDEVELPFTDLTQFEGMEPDDTRRLLTDPRDLAASFRRESLALRERWRMICLEARVEYQFATTDTPPSDVLRAFLFARQKKARR
- a CDS encoding VWA domain-containing protein; amino-acid sequence: MRFLAPSLLLGLLAAMLPWLIHRIGHRRANPVPFAAMELLLRAERQVSARRRLREILLLLMRTAIAAALPLVFAKPYTEIRSDLPPTTALPQAAVIVLDDSASMRRTRPNDSTPLFDRARQRARGLLDNLAPESDVALVMASEGVATPVPEPTVDRARMLAALDAATCSARRADFTGAMRKAAQVLAAAQRPERIIYLITDLQAAGWEGGTGLPDSDGGGSVPGVVVLDVNQGVRWPNRAVVDLTAEPAPEAGPLGVAVVAEIANFGAQAVSNVGITLRLDGAPVAKGFVDLPAKGRARKRFLHALNAGGSVHEAEVEIDHDKFPLDDRRVTRVEISRGLRILIVDGDPRTVRTEDETFFLEAALRAGGSSFSVTTVLPDELVGRTLAEYGSIFMANVARPSSDVAAALIKYVEAGGGLFISVGDKVDADAWNQELGRILPQPLGLKRTASARPGSGADGETVDLRPAERLAPFDRRHPLLTGFPPRGDGLSSARFFQFMLLAPTPDTPTRSVVLRYENGAPALVEAEVGRGRVLLLTTTVDREWTDLPIRPGFLPLMQEAARLLAGAPSGEAVAALTVGQKREITLGADDRRIEVIKPNGESRWLVPEPRPGDRKPARAVLFTETDEPGWYRVRGAHTDGSQLDRPDDSFVVNLDPRESDPATLPTAQRPDRARLGAGGEDRAPKRRLELWHLLAAAVIALVFLESILTIRFRRGRFV